The Chitinophaga sp. Cy-1792 genome contains the following window.
TATGCCCAATGCATTTTCTCCTAACGGTGATGGTGTCAACGATATTTTCAGGGCCAGAGTGAATGATGATGTGAAAGATTTCAGGCTGGCTGTTTATAGCCGCTGGGGAGAAATGGTGTTTGAAACCCGTGATCCGGAAATGGGATGGGACGGTACTATCCGCGGCCGCAAGGCACAGCTGGAGGTGTTTGCATGGGTATTGACCTATACCGACAGCCACCAGCAGGCCCGTAAACAAACCGGGTCAGTTACCCTTATACGTTAAGCATCGGGATAGTCGCATTTTTGAAGGGATATGCTTCCAGCATCAGCCGCAGCTTTTTGTTGGAGGCAATATCCCGGATGGCTTGCAGGTGCTTTTCGTGATGCAGATCTGTGCCGATATAATCTACCAGGTTTTTCTGTATCAGGTAGTCTGCCGCCTGCTTAATATGCTTGCCATAATAGCCTGTTAGGGAGAGCAGGTTTACCTGTAGCATACAGCCTCTTTCCCTGAACCGGGCATACGTTTCCGGGTGACTGTGATAATAGGCGTAGCGTTCCGGATGGGCCAGCAGCGGCTGATAGCCCGCGGCCTGCAAGTCGAACAGCCACTGGAATATCTGTGGTGGCGCCGACATAAACGACATCTCTACCAGCACTGTTTTATTGAAAAGGGTCAGCATCGGCTGCCCTAATGTTTCCGGCAGATTTTCATCCAGGTAATATTCCGCTGCATGATGGAAGGGGATATCGTTTCCACGTTTCCTTAATGCGGACAATACATCCAGGTAGGGATTTTTCAGGGTGCCTGCATTATTAGGATACCTGTCGGGCATCGCATGTGGTGTGGTGATCACCTGGTGAATACCCAGCTGCTGTAGTTGCTCTATAAAATTTACACTGGTGGTAATTTCACGCACGCCGTCATCAACGGCGGGCAGTAAATGTGAATGTAGGTCCGTTCCCATGAATGCCAGCAATGATTTCGTACTGGCTGCCGGTTCTCGTCTGCGGAATAAAAACATAAGCGGTTTTCTGATAAAGACTAGACTAAATAATGTATCCGGGGTCTTTATATCGAAATCAATGCCACAATTTCTTCCAGGTATTGCTGATCTGTTTCATCAAAATGGGCCAGGAGCTCGCTATCTACATCCAGCACACCTTTCACGACACCATCACGTATGATTGGTACCACAATTTCTGAGCGGGAAAGGCTGCTGCAGGCAATATGACCAGGAAATGCTTCCACATCCGGTACTACTAATGTGGCCGCTTTTTCCCAACTGCTTCCACAAACACCTTTGCCTTTACGGATACGTGTACACGCCACCGGCCCCTGAAACGGACCAAGCACCAGCTGATCTTCCTTCACCAGGTAGAAACCTACCCAGAACCAGTTGAACTGTTCTTTCAGTGCGCCGGCAATGTTTGCCAGATTAGCCACCAGGTCAGGTTCTCCGTCTATCAATCCTTTTATCTGCGGTAGCAGTGAAAGATATTGCTCCGCCTTTTCTCCTTTGGAAATTTTTAAATCTTCAGCCATGCGTCAAAGGTAGGACAATCTTTGTCATACCAAAGGCATACTTAATTACACTTATATAAATATTTGCTCATTTTACGTTTAAAATCGTATATTTATTCGGGTAACCATACAACAAATTCCAGTGAACCGGCTAACTGTCATCAGAAGCAAAAAAAAATTTTAACCTTACAACAAAACCCTAAATTAGAATAACTTTGTTGCGCTATGAAAATACCTGAAGTAATACTTGTAAACGAATCAGACGAAGCAATCGGTCAAATGGAAAAAATGGAAGCTCATCAGAAAGGGTTACTACATAGAGCATTTTCCGTATTTGTTGTAAATGATGCCGGCGAAATGCTGATTCAGCAAAGAGCGTTGGACAAGTATCATTCAGGCGGCCTGTGGACAAACACCTGCTGCAGTCACCCCGAACCTGGCGAAACAACGCTGGAAGCTGCCCACAGACGTTTAACAGAAGAAATGGGTTTTGATTGTCCTTTACAGGAGATTTTCTCTTTTACCTATAAAAATATTTTTAATAACGGACTTACTGAGCATGAATTCGACCACGTGTTGGTAGGTACCTATAACGGCCCTGTTCATCCAAATGCCGATGAAGTAAATAGCTATCAGACCCTGACGCCTGATACTATTTTGAATATGATGGAAAAAGAACCGGATAGCTTTACAGTATGGTTTCACAAAGCTTTGCCAATGGTATTGGAGCACCTCAGAATGGCTACAGAAGTAAATAAGTAATCTGTTTATAATTTAATTCGGAAAGGCTTCAGTAGTAAGCACTACTCGTTTCCTATGTCAGCGTGCCACAGGCCTGTCCGGTTTTTTATTGTTTCTATTTACTGTTGACCGATCACCGTTACCACTGATAGTGGTACTGAACTTTTATTGCTCATTACTCATCCTGCGGTTGCCTGACCGTAGTAAAATCTTTTGCTATACCATCATTTCAAGCTTCAAATGTTAACTTAAAATCACAGGCACATGAACGCTATCCAACTTCCGGCGCTACGGTATCCGTTTCCGTCAAGAGTAAATCCGCGCGCAGCTGAGGCGCAAATCCATGTCACTGACTGGGTAAAACATTTTAATCTGATTACCTCACCGCTGGCGCAGGCAAAATTTAACCGCGCCAAATTTGCATGGCTCGCCGCAAGAGCCTTCCCTGATGCCGCTTTCGATGAACTATGTCTCATCGCTGATTTCAACACATGGCTCTTCCTCCTCGATGACCAATGCGATGAAAACGCAGCCGGTAAAAAAGCAGCCTACCTGCGTACCATCATGGCAGGACTCATGGACATCTTCCGTCAAAACAAAGTATTTACCCTCGAAGAGGCCGGACCATTACCTGCATCACTCTCCGACATCTGGGCCAGAATGCGCAACATCAGCCAGCCGGCATGGCGGCTCCGCTTCATCCGTAGCATGGAAGACTACTTCAATTCCTGCATATGGGAAGCAGACAACAGGGAAAATAACGTAGTGCCCTCGCTGAAAGACTATGTACACATGCGCCCATATACTGGCGCACTCTTCGCCGATGTAGAAGCCATCGACATTATCGAAAAAATCTACCTGCGGGAAAATGTGCTTTATAACGCCATCCTGCAACGTATGATCCTCGCCTGCAACAATATTGTATGCTGGTCAAATGATATCATCTCCTGTAATAAAGAATCATTACAGGGTGATGTACACAACCTGGTACTGGTTCTCCAGCATGAACAGGGCCTTACCCTCCAGGATGCTGTTGCGGAAGCTACCCGCATGCATAATGAAGAACTGGCCATCTTCCTGGTGCTGGAAAAACTCCTGCCGGTACAACATACCGATGAAGATTATGAACTGCTGCGCTATGTTTCCGTATTGCGCAGCTGGATGATCGGTAACTATGAATGGAGTGTAATCGATACCGGCAGATATGACGTTGCCAGAAAAGTTGTCACTGCTAACTAGTATCTTTTGCCCGCAAGGCGCGCAGGGGCGCCTTCGGCGCATTTTTCTTGCTCGCAAAGCAGCATAAGTGGCAAAGCAGCAAAGGATTGTGTTTTATTGTTTTTTTATACCTATGATTTGCAAAAATCAAAACATAAGCTTACAAACAACAAAACATAGGCCTTATGCTGCTTTGCCACTTATGCTGCTTTGCGAGCCCGCGAAGCGGAAAACCAGCGCCGAAGGCGCATCAGCCCTTACGGCATCATTCTCCGCTTCTCTATCAGCCTGCCGATTCCCCAGAATGACAACGCAAGTATCCCGAAAAACAATCCCTTATTGGTTTTATCCCACAGGTATTCAAAATATCTGGTATATAGATTCAGTAGGAAGAAGATGACCCCGAGATCCCTTATCATGGGGTCTTTCAGGCGTAAGCCCAGCAGGAAGGCCGCCACGCACTGCACAGTAAATACCACCACCCAGGCCAGCAGATGCACCTGCCGCAGCTGCTGCCATTGCTCCCAGGTGCCCGTATTTCCGAATATGGAAATCAGCCAGCCAGAAATCATAAACAAAAACCAGCCACCACTATGCGTGATATCCCTGATAGGACTATTCAGCTTTGTGTTTTTCATCAGCGCCGCTGCGATAATCAGCACCAGTCCGAGTAATACCATGCGGCAGGGGAGGTTCATCCCCAGGAACCAGGCACTGTCGCCCGTCAGGTAATAAGTAAGCTTAACATACGCCGGGATCAGGCACAATAAGGTAGATACCCACAGTAACCGCGACTGTAACGTGAACGCCAATACGCCGAATATGACCGTTGCCAGCAGCCAGAACGCACCATAATTGCCATCCAGGTAGTTGACAGATTTCCCCAGGTATACCACGGTAACGCCTGTACTGAGCACGGGCAGCAGCCAGAAAAGTTCCCGGTTAAAGGAAAAACCATACTCATGCCGCTTTTTACGCCAGCCATGTATACAAAGGAAGATAGTGCCAATGCCAAATAATAAGGCAATGACGCCATCGGTGAGGGCAAATTTCTTCCGGATAATCTCTATCCATTTTTCGTCGAGTACCAGTGAGCCAAAGGCCATCAATGCACAGGATATGGCCGCAATAAAAATGTATAAAGCAATGGTTTGCCAGTCGCTGGTACGTACACGGATACTATCTTTCATCCTGCCCGCCTGGTCGTCTGTGATGATATCCGTTTTCCGCCATTCCGCGATGGCCCGTTGGAGGATTTGCGCCTCTCTGTTGTCTAATTCTGGCATGTTTGGTCGATAGATTGGTTTTTTTAGTGAGATGCCTAGAGATTTTTATCTACAATATGCACGGCCCGCAGCGTATTCCGTTTTTTTATCTTCAGCCGGAAATAATTAAACATCGCCAACGCAGGAATACTCCAGTAACTCATATATTGATAATGGGTGTTTTCCGGAAAGAAAAAATAAACCATGGAAATAACCGTGAAACCTGTGGCCATCGTCAGGAAATTGTACTTGTAACGCTGGTACATAATTTCCTTTTCCGTGTAATGCCCCGGTACTGAAAGCGAAGGTTTCTTCTGAAACATATAGTAGGCTATCCAGAAAAGCGCTGCCAGCGCACCTGCCAGGTTACACAGGTACAGGAATAACGGCAGGATAAAATGTGCCTTCACATGTATCAGCGCCGACGCTGAAAAAGGAAAGGTGACAATAAAAAACAGGAAAAAAAGATTCCTGTTAATCAGCCCATTATCATAATGCTGCAGGAAACGGCATAATAACAGGTGTCTCCTCCAGAAATTACCCAGAAATGCAAAAGTGGCAGCAAAAATCAGAAATTCGAGTAGTACAGGTTGCAGATAAGGCATGTAATTGGCTACCGGCACAGTATCAGGTATTTCAGGTAGTTTGATCTCCAGGATCAGCAGGGTGATGGCAATGGCAAATACTGCATCACTGAAGAGGATAAGCCGGTCCAGCTCCAGTTCGCGGTGTTCAGATTTGGGTTCCTTAATAACAGACATTGACATAATAGGATATATCATTTTAGATAGACAACAGCAATATACAAAGTATCCTATAAAGCGGGAAAAACCGTTGCCCCATTCCCGTTGGCTTTCCATTCCGGTTCTGCCATTTTCTCCATAAATATTGTCAACATTTTCAACATTTTATTGTTATCTACCTAACAATCGTCATAGACCGTCAAAGATTTCTTATGCGTGGCACCCTTTTGCTGTTATCTCTTTTATTGATTACCGGATCGCAGGTTTACGCACAGGCAGATACCTCCAGAACAGGGACCTATGCTTTCAATTTACCTGATTGCATCTCTTATGGCCTTGCTCACCATCACGACGTGGTAAATGCCCACCTGGACGTAAAGTTCTCGGAAGAACAGGTGAAAGAAGCTACCAGTAAGTTACTGCCTCATGGCAATATCTCTGCTTCGCTGAATGATAACCTGAAACTGGCAACAACCTTCATCCCGGATTTTACTGACACTGCCCTGAAAAAGCAAGTCCCGGTGCAGTTTGGTACCAAACTCAATTCCGGCCTTACGGGCGAAATTGATCAGACAATCTTCAATAGTGATTATTTTCTAGGACTGAAAGCCTCCAGAGTATATAAAGACCTCTCCAGGAAAACACTCAAGCAAACTAATATAGAAATCATAGTAGCCGTAACAAATGCTTACTATGCCGTACTTACCAACCAGGAAAATATCCGCCTCACGAAATCCAATCTGCAACAACTGACCAAAACATTGCAAGATATCAGAAACAGATATGAGCAGGGAGTGGCAGAAAGAATTGATGTAGACCGGATACAGGTATCATATAATAATACGGTTACCCAGGTAGGTAATCAGATACGTTTGCTCGTATATGCATTGCAGTTACTGAAATTTCAGATGGGGATGCCACAGGAGAACCAGCTTACCCTGACAGAAACTATCAAAGACCTCGATGCAGCCTATTTCCTCGCTGATACCGTCGATTACCGTACCGAAGACCGTATCGAATACAGTATGCAACAAACCCAGATTGCATTGTATGAGTTGCAACTTAAAAGTAAAAAAATGCAATACCTGCCATCTATCAACGGCTTCGTTAACTATGGATGGAACTGGTTTGCACAAAAATTCGATAACCTCTATAAAGTGGGTTACGGCGCCTCAGTGCTAGGCGTATCACTCACCTGGCCAATTTTTACCGGCTTCGAAAGAGTCCACCAGATCAGAGAGAATGAAATAACGGTCAAAAAATCTAAAAATGACCTCGATTATCTCACCCAGCAAATAAATATACAGGTAAATAGTGCCAATACTGACTACCTCAATAATAAAGACAACTTCGTTACAGCCAAGAAAAATATGGACCTCACGCAGGGCATATACGACAGGATCGTACTGAAGTTCGACCAGGGGGTCAGTACCAGCCTCGATGTGCTCTCCGCTGAAAACGAGCTCACCAAGGCCCGCACAGACTATATCACCGCCATGCTTAATATCCTCATCAGCAAAACTGCACTGGATAAGGCAATGGGCAAAATCAAGTAATTCTTAAAATGTAATTTCTTCTCCATATGTATCTGAAAAATTATTCAAGCATATTACTGGTGAGTGCAGTGGCGATTTTCAGCGCCTGTGGCGGTGGTAAATCAAAACAGCAGGGCATGATGGGACAAATGCGTGCTACCGTTGTTCCCTATACGGTGGAACCCGGATCCTATACTGTGGTGGAGAAATTCCCTGCTACGCTCATCGCCAATAATGTCGTGGAAATAAGAGCCGATGTTACCGGATTCCTGGACGCTATCGTGGCACCAGATGGTAGCAGAGTAGGTAAAGGTCAAGTACTTTACCAGATAGAAAAAAGCAGGTATACAGCCGTCATGAATCAGTCTGCCGCCTCCGTGGAACAGGCCCAGGCCGACCTGGCACTACGCCAGCGCGACTATGACCGCTACAACAACCTCCTCCAGCACGACGCGATATCCAGGCAAACAGTAGATCAGGCCAATACAGCGCTGCTTACCGCCAAAGCCAACCTGGCTGCGGCTAAAGCCGCTGTAGCCCGTGCTGCCACTGATGTAAACCACTCCACCGTGAAAGCACCGGTAAGTGGGAAAATAGGTATCGCCCAGATAAGAGTAGGAGATATCGTAAATGCCGGCCAGACACTCATCAATACCATCGTGAACGAAGATCCGATGTATGTCGACTTTGACGTACCGCAATACAGAATGCAGGAATTCCTCGGGCTGAAACAACGCCCGGGAGATTTTAAATTCTACCTGCAGTTTACCAATGGTGAACGTTACAGCGTACCAGGTACCATCCTTACCATTAATAATATCGTGGATGCCACTACCGGTACGGTAAAGGTCCGCCTGCAGTTTCCCAACAAGGAAGGCCTGCTGACCTCAGGTATGAGCCTGGTAGTACTCATGCAGTACAATACCTCTGCTTCACAACTGGCGATCCCGGCTAAAGCAATCGTTCAGAACCTCTCCGAAACCAGTGTCATGCTGCTTACCAAAGATAATGTCATCAAACAGCAGGGCATCCAGCCCGGCGCTGTTACGGATACCATGCTTATTGTAAATGGTGGCCTCAACGCTGGCGATAGAATAGTAGTAGATGGTCTGCAAAAGGTAAGGCCTGGAGATACGGTAAATATTGCCGGTGCAACGCCGCCTGCCGCCGCCGGTCAGGCGCCTGCAAAAAAAGGCAAATAATCATCAAAACTACTCTCACAGCATGATTTCGAAAACATTTATAGAGCGCAAGAATACTACGATCGTTATTGCAATACTCCTGGTGATTGTAGGTTTGATCTGTATGTTCAATCTGCCCATTGCGCAGTTGCCCGATATCGCTCCGCCAGTTACGGATGTACACGCCACCTATGTAGGTGCCAACTCCACAACTGTGGAAGAAACCGTAACCACCCCTATCGAAAACCAGGTAAACGGTACGCCTGGCGCCATGTATATACAAAGTGTGAGTGCCAATGACGGCTCCATGAGTATCACCGTTACCTTTAACCTGGGTACCGATCCCGATATTGCCACCCTGGACGTACAGAACCGTGTGAGCCTTGCCCTCCCCAGTACACCGGATGAGGTACGCCGTGTAGGGGTAACCGTTAAAAAGCGTTCCAATGATATGTTGATGGTAATCGCGGTGAACTCCCCCAATGGCACACATAGCCGCGAATTCCTCGACAACTATATGAACATTTACCTGAAACCTGAACTGGCGCGTATCGCCGGTATCGGTGATGTGAATGTTTTCTCCCAGGATTATAGTATGCGTATCTGGCTGAACCCGGATAAAATGGCCGCCGTTGGACTCACTCCCGGCGACGTTGCCGCTGCTATCACTGAACAGAACCAACAGGTGGCCGCTGGCGCCATCGGCTCTCCGCCGGCAAATAAAAACCAGGCTTTTGAATATACAGTAAGTGTGAAAGGACGCCTGGCTACCTCCGAAGAGTTCGGTAATATCGTTCTTCGCCGTAGCGACAACGGGTCCCTCATACGACTGCGCGATGTGGCCCGTGTAAACCTCGGCTCCTTTACCTACGCTATCGAAGCTAAGGCCGATGGTAAAGTAGGTAGCGGTTGTGCGCTGTACCTCTCTCCAGGTGCGAATGCGCTGGATGTAAACGATCGCGTACTGGCCAAAATGAAGGAATTGTCTAAATCATTTCCGGAAGACATGAACTGGCTGGTGCCTTTCGAAACAACCTCTTTCGTTAAAATCTCTATCAACGAGGTAATTCATACTTTTCTGGAAGCGCTTGCCCTTGTGGTACTGGTGGTGTTTATATTCCTCCAGAACTGGCGCGCCACGCTAATCCCGGTACTGGTTATCCCGATCTCTCTGATAGGTACCTTTATATTCTTCCAGCTGCTGGGATTCTCTATCAATACGCTTACTCTCTTCGGTTTCGTGCTGGCCATCGGTATTGTGGTGGATGATGCCATTGTGGTGGTGGAAGCGGTGCAGCACCATATAGATTCGGACCTGATGTCGCCACGGGAAGCTACTTATAAAGCTATGTCGGAGGTACAGGCCCCGGTAATTGCCATTGCCCTGATTCTGGCGGCAGTGTTCGTTCCGGTGGCATTCATACCGGGCGTAAGCGGAAGGTTATACCAACAGTTTGCCCTTACGATTGCCTTCTCCGTATTGCTGTCGGCTTTCCTGGCACTAACGCTGACGCCTGCACTAACATCCATTTTGCTCCGCCCGGCTCATCTCACTAAACAATCTCATGGACTCAATAAAATCTTCTATAAATTCAACGAGTGGTTTGGCAGGGTGACGGAGAGATATTCCAATGGCGTAAAACATGCCATCCACCAGACCTGGCTAGTGTTGCTGATACTGGGAGTACTCTTCGCTACTGCGTTTTATCTCTTTAAAAAGACACCAACGACCTTCGTGCCACAGGAAGATATGGGAGCGATGTTTATCGCGCTGGAACTGCCGGACGCATCTTCTACAGAGCGTACGAAGGTAGTGGTTGATGAGATCAACCATATTTTGTTGGCA
Protein-coding sequences here:
- a CDS encoding tyrosine-protein phosphatase: MFLFRRREPAASTKSLLAFMGTDLHSHLLPAVDDGVREITTSVNFIEQLQQLGIHQVITTPHAMPDRYPNNAGTLKNPYLDVLSALRKRGNDIPFHHAAEYYLDENLPETLGQPMLTLFNKTVLVEMSFMSAPPQIFQWLFDLQAAGYQPLLAHPERYAYYHSHPETYARFRERGCMLQVNLLSLTGYYGKHIKQAADYLIQKNLVDYIGTDLHHEKHLQAIRDIASNKKLRLMLEAYPFKNATIPMLNV
- a CDS encoding GAF domain-containing protein, with product MAEDLKISKGEKAEQYLSLLPQIKGLIDGEPDLVANLANIAGALKEQFNWFWVGFYLVKEDQLVLGPFQGPVACTRIRKGKGVCGSSWEKAATLVVPDVEAFPGHIACSSLSRSEIVVPIIRDGVVKGVLDVDSELLAHFDETDQQYLEEIVALISI
- the idi gene encoding isopentenyl-diphosphate Delta-isomerase translates to MKIPEVILVNESDEAIGQMEKMEAHQKGLLHRAFSVFVVNDAGEMLIQQRALDKYHSGGLWTNTCCSHPEPGETTLEAAHRRLTEEMGFDCPLQEIFSFTYKNIFNNGLTEHEFDHVLVGTYNGPVHPNADEVNSYQTLTPDTILNMMEKEPDSFTVWFHKALPMVLEHLRMATEVNK
- a CDS encoding TMEM175 family protein — protein: MSVIKEPKSEHRELELDRLILFSDAVFAIAITLLILEIKLPEIPDTVPVANYMPYLQPVLLEFLIFAATFAFLGNFWRRHLLLCRFLQHYDNGLINRNLFFLFFIVTFPFSASALIHVKAHFILPLFLYLCNLAGALAALFWIAYYMFQKKPSLSVPGHYTEKEIMYQRYKYNFLTMATGFTVISMVYFFFPENTHYQYMSYWSIPALAMFNYFRLKIKKRNTLRAVHIVDKNL
- a CDS encoding TolC family protein; translated protein: MRGTLLLLSLLLITGSQVYAQADTSRTGTYAFNLPDCISYGLAHHHDVVNAHLDVKFSEEQVKEATSKLLPHGNISASLNDNLKLATTFIPDFTDTALKKQVPVQFGTKLNSGLTGEIDQTIFNSDYFLGLKASRVYKDLSRKTLKQTNIEIIVAVTNAYYAVLTNQENIRLTKSNLQQLTKTLQDIRNRYEQGVAERIDVDRIQVSYNNTVTQVGNQIRLLVYALQLLKFQMGMPQENQLTLTETIKDLDAAYFLADTVDYRTEDRIEYSMQQTQIALYELQLKSKKMQYLPSINGFVNYGWNWFAQKFDNLYKVGYGASVLGVSLTWPIFTGFERVHQIRENEITVKKSKNDLDYLTQQINIQVNSANTDYLNNKDNFVTAKKNMDLTQGIYDRIVLKFDQGVSTSLDVLSAENELTKARTDYITAMLNILISKTALDKAMGKIK
- a CDS encoding efflux RND transporter periplasmic adaptor subunit, with product MYLKNYSSILLVSAVAIFSACGGGKSKQQGMMGQMRATVVPYTVEPGSYTVVEKFPATLIANNVVEIRADVTGFLDAIVAPDGSRVGKGQVLYQIEKSRYTAVMNQSAASVEQAQADLALRQRDYDRYNNLLQHDAISRQTVDQANTALLTAKANLAAAKAAVARAATDVNHSTVKAPVSGKIGIAQIRVGDIVNAGQTLINTIVNEDPMYVDFDVPQYRMQEFLGLKQRPGDFKFYLQFTNGERYSVPGTILTINNIVDATTGTVKVRLQFPNKEGLLTSGMSLVVLMQYNTSASQLAIPAKAIVQNLSETSVMLLTKDNVIKQQGIQPGAVTDTMLIVNGGLNAGDRIVVDGLQKVRPGDTVNIAGATPPAAAGQAPAKKGK
- a CDS encoding efflux RND transporter permease subunit; translated protein: MISKTFIERKNTTIVIAILLVIVGLICMFNLPIAQLPDIAPPVTDVHATYVGANSTTVEETVTTPIENQVNGTPGAMYIQSVSANDGSMSITVTFNLGTDPDIATLDVQNRVSLALPSTPDEVRRVGVTVKKRSNDMLMVIAVNSPNGTHSREFLDNYMNIYLKPELARIAGIGDVNVFSQDYSMRIWLNPDKMAAVGLTPGDVAAAITEQNQQVAAGAIGSPPANKNQAFEYTVSVKGRLATSEEFGNIVLRRSDNGSLIRLRDVARVNLGSFTYAIEAKADGKVGSGCALYLSPGANALDVNDRVLAKMKELSKSFPEDMNWLVPFETTSFVKISINEVIHTFLEALALVVLVVFIFLQNWRATLIPVLVIPISLIGTFIFFQLLGFSINTLTLFGFVLAIGIVVDDAIVVVEAVQHHIDSDLMSPREATYKAMSEVQAPVIAIALILAAVFVPVAFIPGVSGRLYQQFALTIAFSVLLSAFLALTLTPALTSILLRPAHLTKQSHGLNKIFYKFNEWFGRVTERYSNGVKHAIHQTWLVLLILGVLFATAFYLFKKTPTTFVPQEDMGAMFIALELPDASSTERTKVVVDEINHILLADSAVNHFFGIAGINFVANATKPNAGTFFVSLKPWDERYKHGDDIGTVLGRIQGKMARIVGATIICIPAPTLRGLGNTGGFSFIMEQKSNPDLAQFNQVLGQFLMTANQRPEIARAYAFFSANTPQFNVDVDRDKCKQLGVPISDVFGALQTFLGGLYVNDFTRFSRSFRVLLQADSLYRTSIDNLSTYYVRNNVGQMIPLSSLITAKKGGGAPVINHFNLYRAIEIDGDAQQGYSSGDAIKALQDVASKVLPSNFGYEWANVSLQEIEAGNKSLLIFALSILFVFLLLTALYESWSVPFSVLLAVPVALFGSIAALALTKQANSVYSQIGLITLIGLSAKNAILIVEFCKDRVDRGMPLLQATIEAVKLRFRPILMTSFAFILGVVPLCLAKGAGAASRVNIGFTVVGGMLAATLLGIFSVPVLYVLITKISYGKKKLAELEEFGNEEKKPKGLGE